The following coding sequences lie in one Lolium perenne isolate Kyuss_39 chromosome 2, Kyuss_2.0, whole genome shotgun sequence genomic window:
- the LOC127320808 gene encoding 3-hydroxyacyl-[acyl-carrier-protein] dehydratase, mitochondrial isoform X3, whose protein sequence is MRMRLAVPLVRAVSTSASGYLKVGDALRSDRRRFTEGDVAAYAAVSGDRNPVHLDDAVARGAGGFSRGRVVHGMLASSLFPALIASRFPGAVYASQSLRFAAPVHVGDEAVAEVKALNIKTSSGRHIVKFSTKCFTIGGDEDDDEEETPAIDGEAMAFLPTLQLSSQGIAD, encoded by the exons atgag GATGCGTCTCGCCGTCCCGCTCGTCCGCGCGGTGTCGACCTCGGCCTCAGGGTACCTGAAGGTGGGCGACGCGCTGCGCTCCGACCGGCGGCGGTTCACGGAGGGCGACGTGGCGGCGTACGCGGCGGTGAGCGGCGACCGGAACCCGGTGCACCTGGACGATGCTGTCGCCCGTGGGGCTGGCGGGTTCTCGCGCGGCCGCGTGGTCCACGGAATgctcgcctcctccctcttcccCGCCCTCATCGCCTCCCGCTTC CCTGGAGCCGTGTACGCCAGCCAGTCGCTCAGGTTCGCGGCGCCGGTGCACGTCGGCGACGAGGCGGTCGCGGAGGTGAAGGCGCTCAACATCAAGACCAGCAGCGGAAGGCACAT CGTCAAGTTCTCCACCAAGTGCTTCACCATTGGTGGTGATgaagacgacgacgaggaggagactCCCGCGATCGACGGCGAGGCCATGGCGTTCCTGCCCACGCTGCAGCTCAGCTCGCAGGGCATTGCTGACTGA
- the LOC127320808 gene encoding uncharacterized protein isoform X1, translating to MVTLSPDLQIMATLSPDLPDELVHEILFRLPPDEPACLFRLSVLSNPWRKLLSDPDFHHNYRKFNRSPPMLGFIYNNEVSSVTHFVPTTRPCPPCTFDPQMAEFIVCDCRHGRVLLDNGKLSMELAVWDPMTCRRKDLSDPCRSLFYLGTAVLCAVYGCDHATCHDGPFHVVFVGIDAEAGSTTAYKYSSETGEWSTPTSELALFDEHDIVVEPDLFDELGPVDDGYVAVLHSVLVEDSLHFLLMSGPQGSRILKYDVGRHFLSVIVLPAAVHYRNTILMATEDGRLGVAHLDRLILHLWSREVGPDGIAAWAEYRVISLMPFLPIGDPAIKVELIGSVEGANIIFATTALGVYAIDLKLLRSRKLCEGQAIRPFFPFMSFYYPVSAEWQTGTSFLAGASVAARHR from the exons ATGGTGACACTCTCTCCAGATCTGCAAATCATGGCGACGCTCTCTCCAGATCTGCCGGACGAACTTGTCCATGAGATCCTCTTCCGCCTCCCGCCAGATGAGCCCGCGTGCCTTTTCCGTCTCTCCGTACTCTCCAATCCCTGGCGCAAACTCCTCTCCGATCCAGATTTCCACCACAACTACCGCAAGTTCAATCGATCGCCTCCTATGCTCGGCTTCATCTACAACAATGAGGTGAGCTCTGTCACTCACTTTGTCCCCACCACAAGGCCCTGCCCCCCATGCACTTTTGACCCCCAGATGGCTGAATTCATCGTGTGCGATTGCCGCCACGGCCgtgtcctcctcgacaacggtaAGTTGTCCATGGAGCTTGCGGTCTGGGACCCCATGACGTGCCGCCGAAAAGACCTGAGCGACCCCTGCAGGTCCTTGTTCTATCTCGGGACCGCAGTGCTATGTGCTGTGTACGGCTGCGACCATGCTACTTGCCACGACGGCCCTTTCCATGTTGTTTTTGTCGGTATTGATGCAGAGGCGGGGAGCACAACCGCCTACAAGTACTCGTCGGAGACGGGTGAGTGGAGCACGCCGACGTCTGAGCTTGCCCTCTTCGACGAGCATGACATTGTCGTGGAGCCTGACCTCTTCGACGAGCTTGGCCCCGTTGACGACGGCTACGTTGCTGTGTTGCACAGTGTGCTCGTTGAAGACTCCCTCCACTTCCTCCTCATGTCTGGGCCACAAGGCTCTCGAATTCTCAAGTACGACGTAGGAAGGCATTTCCTCTCGGTGATCGTCCTGCCGGCGGCTGTTCATTACCGGAACACCATTCTCATGGCAACAGAGGATGGAAGGCTGGGAGTCGCCCACCTGGACAGGCTTATCCTTCACCTGTGGTCAAGGGAGGTGGGTCCTGACGGAATTGCAGCATGGGCGGAATATAGAGTCATCAGCCTTATGCCGTTTCTCCCCATTGGAGATCCTGCGATCAAAGTGGAGTTGATTGGCTCTGTGGAGGGTGCCAATATCATCTTCGCCACCACAGCTCTTGGCGTCTATGCTATTGACCTCAAGTTGCTGCGGTCAAGAAAGTTGTGTGAAGGACAAGCCATTCGACCGTTCTTTCCCTTCATGAGCTTCTACTATCCAG TTTCTGCAGAATGGCAAACTGGAACAAGTTTTCTGGCAGGGGCATCGGTTGCTGCGCGTCACCGGTGA
- the LOC127320808 gene encoding uncharacterized protein isoform X2: protein MVTLSPDLQIMATLSPDLPDELVHEILFRLPPDEPACLFRLSVLSNPWRKLLSDPDFHHNYRKFNRSPPMLGFIYNNEVSSVTHFVPTTRPCPPCTFDPQMAEFIVCDCRHGRVLLDNGKLSMELAVWDPMTCRRKDLSDPCRSLFYLGTAVLCAVYGCDHATCHDGPFHVVFVGIDAEAGSTTAYKYSSETGEWSTPTSELALFDEHDIVVEPDLFDELGPVDDGYVAVLHSVLVEDSLHFLLMSGPQGSRILKYDVGRHFLSVIVLPAAVHYRNTILMATEDGRLGVAHLDRLILHLWSREVGPDGIAAWAEYRVISLMPFLPIGDPAIKVELIGSVEGANIIFATTALGVYAIDLKLLRSRKLCEGQAIRPFFPFMSFYYPEWQTGTSFLAGASVAARHR from the exons ATGGTGACACTCTCTCCAGATCTGCAAATCATGGCGACGCTCTCTCCAGATCTGCCGGACGAACTTGTCCATGAGATCCTCTTCCGCCTCCCGCCAGATGAGCCCGCGTGCCTTTTCCGTCTCTCCGTACTCTCCAATCCCTGGCGCAAACTCCTCTCCGATCCAGATTTCCACCACAACTACCGCAAGTTCAATCGATCGCCTCCTATGCTCGGCTTCATCTACAACAATGAGGTGAGCTCTGTCACTCACTTTGTCCCCACCACAAGGCCCTGCCCCCCATGCACTTTTGACCCCCAGATGGCTGAATTCATCGTGTGCGATTGCCGCCACGGCCgtgtcctcctcgacaacggtaAGTTGTCCATGGAGCTTGCGGTCTGGGACCCCATGACGTGCCGCCGAAAAGACCTGAGCGACCCCTGCAGGTCCTTGTTCTATCTCGGGACCGCAGTGCTATGTGCTGTGTACGGCTGCGACCATGCTACTTGCCACGACGGCCCTTTCCATGTTGTTTTTGTCGGTATTGATGCAGAGGCGGGGAGCACAACCGCCTACAAGTACTCGTCGGAGACGGGTGAGTGGAGCACGCCGACGTCTGAGCTTGCCCTCTTCGACGAGCATGACATTGTCGTGGAGCCTGACCTCTTCGACGAGCTTGGCCCCGTTGACGACGGCTACGTTGCTGTGTTGCACAGTGTGCTCGTTGAAGACTCCCTCCACTTCCTCCTCATGTCTGGGCCACAAGGCTCTCGAATTCTCAAGTACGACGTAGGAAGGCATTTCCTCTCGGTGATCGTCCTGCCGGCGGCTGTTCATTACCGGAACACCATTCTCATGGCAACAGAGGATGGAAGGCTGGGAGTCGCCCACCTGGACAGGCTTATCCTTCACCTGTGGTCAAGGGAGGTGGGTCCTGACGGAATTGCAGCATGGGCGGAATATAGAGTCATCAGCCTTATGCCGTTTCTCCCCATTGGAGATCCTGCGATCAAAGTGGAGTTGATTGGCTCTGTGGAGGGTGCCAATATCATCTTCGCCACCACAGCTCTTGGCGTCTATGCTATTGACCTCAAGTTGCTGCGGTCAAGAAAGTTGTGTGAAGGACAAGCCATTCGACCGTTCTTTCCCTTCATGAGCTTCTACTATCCAG AATGGCAAACTGGAACAAGTTTTCTGGCAGGGGCATCGGTTGCTGCGCGTCACCGGTGA